A stretch of the Capsicum annuum cultivar UCD-10X-F1 chromosome 8, UCD10Xv1.1, whole genome shotgun sequence genome encodes the following:
- the LOC107871169 gene encoding WAT1-related protein At1g09380 isoform X2 yields MIIISKLVMDGGMNAFVQSAYRPIFATISIAPFAFFLERKTRPKLTRSVLFQIFLCSIFGITANQNIYFIGIKNSTPTIVSAIDNLIPAFTFIIAVPLGVEKMGLRSIAGQAKFWGTIVCVGGAMLLSLYHGKVVIGQLGFHWKYAESTNEDVNSAHSNFFLGPFLLIMSSLTYAIWLIIQAKVNEKYAAPYTSTLLMCLMASVECVIIGFCVVPKLSEWTLNPIRAISVVYNGVVATSLTYFLSSWCIERKGPLYVSMFNPLLLVISAFLSWILLREKLYLGVVVGSILVVAGLYGFLWGQKMETSAEDIEVNKEKKQSTNLQADLELQLPQNPKANVHPLQLKQISQNIKTEL; encoded by the exons ATGATAATAATATCAAAGTTAGTTATGGATGGTGGCATGAATGCTTTTGTTCAGTCTGCTTATAGGCCTATTTTTGCCACTATCTCCATTGCTCCTTTTGCTTTCTTCTTGGAGAG GAAAACTAGACCAAAGTTGACACGCTCTGttctttttcaaatatttttgtgttctattttcgg GATAACAGcgaatcaaaatatatatttcattggGATAAAGAATTCAACTCCAACAATTGTCTCCGCCATTGATAATTTAATCCCTGCTTTCACATTTATCATAGCCGTACCCTTGGG GGTTGAAAAAATGGGGTTAAGAAGTATAGCAGGACAAGCCAAGTTTTGGGGCACAATAGTATGTGTTGGAGGTGCCATGCTATTGTCATTATATCATGGCAAAGTTGTTATTGGCCAACTCGGATTCCACTGGAAATATGCTGAAAGTACAAACGAAGATGTTAATTCAGCCCATTCCAACTTCTTTTTAGGACCTTTTCTACTTATAATGTCCAGTCTCACTTATGCCATTTGGTTGATCATTCAG GCAAAGGTAAACGAGAAGTATGCAGCTCCATATACATCAACATTATTGATGTGCCTAATGGCAAGTGTGGAGTGTGTCATTATTGGCTTCTGCGTCGTCCCTAAACTTTCTGAATGGACATTAAATCCCATTAGAGCTATCTCAGTTGTCTATAAT GGTGTTGTTGCTACATCGCTTACATATTTTCTAAGTTCATGGTGCATTGAGAGAAAAGGTCCTTTATATGTCTCCATGTTCAATCCGTTGCTGTTAGTTATTTCGGCATTTCTCAGTTGGATTTTGCTTCGTGAGAAATTATACCTTGGAGT AGTTGTAGGGTCAATCTTAGTAGTGGCTGGGCTTTATGGATTTTTGTGGGGTCAAAAGATGGAGACAAGTGCAGAGGATATTGAagtaaataaagagaagaagcagtCCACTAATTTACAAGCTGATTTGGAATTGCAATTACCTCAGAATCCTAAGGCTAATGTTCATCCTCTACAGTTGAAGCAGATCTCTCAGAATATAAAAACTGAGTTATGA
- the LOC107871169 gene encoding WAT1-related protein At1g09380 isoform X1, with protein MGNELMVFVVMVIVQVAFAGMIIISKLVMDGGMNAFVQSAYRPIFATISIAPFAFFLERKTRPKLTRSVLFQIFLCSIFGITANQNIYFIGIKNSTPTIVSAIDNLIPAFTFIIAVPLGVEKMGLRSIAGQAKFWGTIVCVGGAMLLSLYHGKVVIGQLGFHWKYAESTNEDVNSAHSNFFLGPFLLIMSSLTYAIWLIIQAKVNEKYAAPYTSTLLMCLMASVECVIIGFCVVPKLSEWTLNPIRAISVVYNGVVATSLTYFLSSWCIERKGPLYVSMFNPLLLVISAFLSWILLREKLYLGVVVGSILVVAGLYGFLWGQKMETSAEDIEVNKEKKQSTNLQADLELQLPQNPKANVHPLQLKQISQNIKTEL; from the exons ATGGGGAACGAATTGATGGTTTTTGTGGTAATGGTGATTGTGCAAGTTGCATTTGCTGGTAtgataataatatcaaaattagttatgGATGGTGGCATGAATGCTTTTGTTCAGTCTGCTTATAGACCTATTTTTGCCACTATCTCCATTGCTCCCTTTGCTTTCTTCTTAGAGAG GAAAACTAGACCAAAGTTGACACGCTCTGttctttttcaaatatttttgtgttctattttcgg GATAACAGcgaatcaaaatatatatttcattggGATAAAGAATTCAACTCCAACAATTGTCTCCGCCATTGATAATTTAATCCCTGCTTTCACATTTATCATAGCCGTACCCTTGGG GGTTGAAAAAATGGGGTTAAGAAGTATAGCAGGACAAGCCAAGTTTTGGGGCACAATAGTATGTGTTGGAGGTGCCATGCTATTGTCATTATATCATGGCAAAGTTGTTATTGGCCAACTCGGATTCCACTGGAAATATGCTGAAAGTACAAACGAAGATGTTAATTCAGCCCATTCCAACTTCTTTTTAGGACCTTTTCTACTTATAATGTCCAGTCTCACTTATGCCATTTGGTTGATCATTCAG GCAAAGGTAAACGAGAAGTATGCAGCTCCATATACATCAACATTATTGATGTGCCTAATGGCAAGTGTGGAGTGTGTCATTATTGGCTTCTGCGTCGTCCCTAAACTTTCTGAATGGACATTAAATCCCATTAGAGCTATCTCAGTTGTCTATAAT GGTGTTGTTGCTACATCGCTTACATATTTTCTAAGTTCATGGTGCATTGAGAGAAAAGGTCCTTTATATGTCTCCATGTTCAATCCGTTGCTGTTAGTTATTTCGGCATTTCTCAGTTGGATTTTGCTTCGTGAGAAATTATACCTTGGAGT AGTTGTAGGGTCAATCTTAGTAGTGGCTGGGCTTTATGGATTTTTGTGGGGTCAAAAGATGGAGACAAGTGCAGAGGATATTGAagtaaataaagagaagaagcagtCCACTAATTTACAAGCTGATTTGGAATTGCAATTACCTCAGAATCCTAAGGCTAATGTTCATCCTCTACAGTTGAAGCAGATCTCTCAGAATATAAAAACTGAGTTATGA